The Treponema sp. J25 sequence GGCGGCGGTTTTGTCTGAGGCCCGGGCGTACTCAGTGAAGAGGTGACACAAGTATCGATAGGGTTCGTGGCCGTTGGCTTTGGCGGTCTCGATGAGGGAATACAGTCGCCCACTGGCCTTGGCCCCATGCACGGAGTCATGAAAAAGCCAGTTCTTGCGGCCAATCACAAAGGGACGAATGGCGTTCTCTACCGGGTTGTTGTCGGGGGTAAGCAGCCAGTGGTCCACATACCGAATCGCCCGGCGATACTGCCCCAGGGCATAGGCGATGGCAGACCCCAGGGGACTGTGGGGCGGGACCTTCGTCTCCCAGTGGTTGAGCCAGGAACGAATCTCTTCAAAGACCGGCGTGGTCGCAGCCTTGCGTTCCTCCACAAAGGCGTCCTGAGAAAGCGCCCCTGCAGCAAGACGGGTGCGCAGATCCTTTTCAATCTGATAGAGTTTTCGGATGAGGCGTACCATCTCGGCGGCNNNNNNNNNNNNNNNNNNNNNNNNNNNNNNNNNNNNNNNNNNTCGGTCTGCAGGTACCCTGAGAAGTTTCCAATGATAGATGCCGCCACATCCCCCGAACGGGAGTCCGCATATTCAAACCAGATGATGGGTCGGGGCGGATCCGTCGACCCGGGACCCTCTTTGAAGCCCCGGGCAACCCACATCCGGGATTGACTTGTCGCAGGTCGCTCTGGCTCATGCAGTACCTGCGTCACCGTCTCATCCATCCCCAGGACCGGCGACGACCGTAGGTCCTCCTTCATCCGCCGCCACAGCGGCTCGAGCTCCTCGCTTACCCGCAGAATCATCCGGGCCATGGTCCCCCGCCCCAGCTCAAGCCCAATCCGCTGGAGCGCCCCTTCCTGTCGATACAACGGCAGCCCATCCACATACTTACTCACGATGATGAATGCCGCCGTGCTGTTGGCATACTGGCTCCCCTTCGCTATCTTCGCTGGCGCCGGAGCGCTGACAATGGCCGGTTCGTCGTGGCCAATGAAGTCGTCGCAGGTGCAGGGGCCGTACTTTCGCCGCACATGCACCCTCACCACCACCTTCGCCGGGATAATCTCCACCTCTTCGCTCCGCTCTTCCCCAATTACCGGCCGTTCCTTCGCACACCACGGACAGGCGCGAGCTGCTTCATCAAGCTCGTGGAGCACCTCTATCCGTTCAATGTCTCCCCGAATCCGTCGCCGGCCGCTCCCGGGGGCCTTCTTCCGGCGTTGTGGTGTGACTGGTGATTCTTTCGGTGCAGGCTCAGGGGCCTTTTGCATCTCGTTCTGAGCGGTAAGTTCGGCCTCATTGAACAGCTTCCCCTGTTCCTTCGGTTCGTCTTTGGGAAACCGTTCACTCCTCGGCCCGTACAGCAGTTGCTGCAACACATGAATGGTATGCCGCGCCTTCTGGAGTTCTACCTCCTTCTCGGCAAGGGCTTCTTGTTTCTCGGCGAGTTCTTTTTCCTTTTCGGTAAGCGCTACTTCCTTCGTCGCCAGCACTTCCCGCAGCGTCTGGATCTCTTTGATGAGTTCTTCCCGGCTTGTACTGCTGGCAACGGCGCTTTCCATGGGCCCACCATACCACACCTCGACAGAAAAGTAAATTCGATGGCCCTACGTGAGCCGGCTGTACTGCAACTCCGGAAATCGCTTCCAGAAATCTATCCCTTCAAGGAGCATCGCAAGTTCTTCTTCCGTCAGGACCACGGGCTCGGTGGTGCTTTGCTTCCCTGGCCATGGAAAAGTTCCCCGTTCAAGCCGTTTGGTCCACAGGCA is a genomic window containing:
- a CDS encoding transposase, with the protein product AAEMVRLIRKLYQIEKDLRTRLAAGALSQDAFVEERKAATTPVFEEIRSWLNHWETKVPPHSPLGSAIAYALGQYRRAIRYVDHWLLTPDNNPVENAIRPFVIGRKNWLFHDSVHGAKASGRLYSLIETAKANGHEPYRYLCHLFTEYARASDKTAA
- a CDS encoding transposase codes for the protein MESAVASSTSREELIKEIQTLREVLATKEVALTEKEKELAEKQEALAEKEVELQKARHTIHVLQQLLYGPRSERFPKDEPKEQGKLFNEAELTAQNEMQKAPEPAPKESPVTPQRRKKAPGSGRRRIRGDIERIEVLHELDEAARACPWCAKERPVIGEERSEEVEIIPAKVVVRVHVRRKYGPCTCDDFIGHDEPAIVSAPAPAKIAKGSQYANSTAAFIIVSKYVDGLPLYRQEGALQRIGLELGRGTMARMILRVSEELEPLWRRMKEDLRSSPVLGMDETVTQVLHEPERPATSQSRMWVARGFKEGPGSTDPPRPIIWFEYADSRSGDVAASIIGNFSGYLQT